In Sphingobacterium sp. SYP-B4668, the sequence TCCGCATCATAAGTACGAATACCGAAGTAATTTTTTTGGTCATAGTACGTGCCTGATAATTGCAAGCCTATACTGCGATGGGAGTTGCCTTCAAACACATACCCAAACTTAGCAAACCCTTCGAATCGGTTGATGTCAAAACCTACACCATAGCGGTTGGTTGTCAGTTTGTCGGTTTTCTCGTCAAAATCCACTTGTCCCCCAATACGGTCATCCTTTAGATATTTAACTCCAAATTGTGCGATAAAACCTTTACCATTTTCATAGGCCCATCGATTCACCCCTGAGAAAATATTACCAACAGGAAGGTCGCGAAATCCGTTGTTGCTGAAATTCATGTTTTTGTTGTACATGAAGTTATCATGTAAAAGCAAACCTACAGACCAATTATTCCCAAGTTTCTGTGCTAGATTGAGGTTGATATCTGTTCTCCCCATGTCATTTGCATAAGCATTGAAAAATAACTTTTCCGAATTTTGAGGCTTTTTTAGCTCTACATTGATTTGTCCAGCCATGCTTTCGTATCCATTGACGACCGATCCGATTCCTTTGCTGATCTGTATGGACTCAATCCAAGGACCTGCAATACTGTTGAGTCCTAGAGGCGTGGCTAGCCCTCTTGGTCCAGGTAGGCTTTCGACAGTAAGCTGTGTATATATGCCACTCAGTCCAAGCATCTGTATTTGCTTACTGCCAGTGACTGCGTCATTACTGACCACATCTACCGAAGCATTCGTCTCGAAACTTTCACTGAGGTCACAGCATGCAGCTTTAAAAAGCTCCTTAGAAGTCAATACTTCAACGCGAGAAGGGGTTAATGCTGATATATAGCTAGACTTGCGTCTGCCAGATACGACTACCTCGGAAAGAACATTCTCTTTGGCATGGACCACTAATACTTCATGCAGATTCTTGACTTCGACCGTGTCTGAGCGCATCCCGGCAAATGAAAATATCAAATACTTATATCCTTTCTCATGCATGATATTAAAAACTCCGTTTTCATTGGTGGATGTCTGACTACCCTTGTGCTCCAGCCATCTGACATTTACACCTGCGATAGGAGTAAGGTCACCTTTGCTATTTTCATCGACAACGACTCCTTTTATTTCATGATCGTGGTCATGGTGGTCCTCCTCTTTGTGTCCACTACCTTCGTGATTGTGTTCGTTTTTTTCGGAATCCCCAGCTGGATCCCCCAATCTTTCGTACAAGCAACACTCGTGCAATTCATTATACACATCATCTTTTGCTCTAACCGCGTCCGTATCATGTCCAACTGCCGCAATATTTTGTTTGATACGATTAAGTCCTATGACTTCCGAATCATATTGAACGGTAATCATTCCCGTATTGCTATCCCAAGTTGATGATTTTACACCCTTTGTCAAAGCTGCGGTTTCGATTCTTTTTTTACACATGGCGCAGTTGCCTGCCACCTCAAAGATAGCTGTGCTGTCTTTTTTTGTATGCAGCTGTACCTCAGTATTGGTTGCGGCTGGGGGCGGAGCGGGGAGCCTCTCATATTTGCAGCACTCATGTAGTTCGTTGTACACTTTGTCACTTGCTTTCCTGCCTTCTACATCGTGACCCACTGCTGTAATACTTGCTTTGACTTGTTCAATTTTTACCTTAGAAGCATCGTATGCGATTTGGATATTTCCGGTCGCATTGTTCCACTGCGCAGTTTTCACACCTTTAATAAGGGCCGCTTTTTCGATTCTCTTTTTGCACATGGCGCAGTTTCCTCCGACTTTAAAGGACACCGTATTATCTTGTTTACCATTTTGGGCAAAGGCTGGTAATGAACCTATCATGAATAAAAATAGTATGATATGGGATATTGCTTTCATTTGTAATGATTAATTGTATGTGAATAAATAATCCCTTAGAAAGTGGTCCCCTAATATCAAGCACGGTCAACGTGGTTTTTGAAAGTAGGCAATGCACTCACAGTCTTGGGAGGATAAAAGGACTCTATACATCCTTTATTTCAAAGACAATTAATGCTAAATTCTGAAATTACAATGTAGGAGGTGTGATCGGGTACCCGATATAGGTGGAGAGGAGTTAATATTCGACAACAGATGCGGAATAGCGATATCCTCAATAGGATTGAAATTATATACCCAGAGTAATGTAATTACTGCTGGGGCAAATAACGTAAAGGAGTTAATCTGCTGGCCAGAAGAATAGTAAGTATCAGACGACTGTTCAAGGTCCAGTTTTACGTCTTTACATTTATTTGTACTATCCACATTTCCCATTGGGTGGCATGACATCTTGATGTTGTCATGCTTTGGGCTGTCCTTTTTTAAACAGAGTGAACAGTTATCATGCGAAGCGACTTCTTTAGAAAATGAAACCAAATTCGTTTTTCCACTGCTACAAAAATGAAAATAGAGAGTCGCTCCGCTCGACGTGAACGAATATATAATCAATAAAAATAGTGCTAACCATCTTTTCATCAATCGCAAATATAATAAAAACCAATCGTCTTGGCACGAAAATGGTGATTGTTACAAAAAAGTTATAATTGGAAAAGCTTCTCCCAAATCTTTCCCAAATTGACAATTTACTTTGTGTTAGAAATATAAAAGATAAGAATTATGAAAAATCTAATTTTAGCATTAATGCTTTTATTCAGTATCCAGGCTATTTATGCACAGGATATCAAAGAGTCTCAAGTACCTGCTGTAATCTTGAATGCATACAAACTGCAGTTTAAAAATGCTAAGCTCAGCGAGTGGGAAATTAAGCATAATGGCGTGTATGAAGTTGATTTTAAGACAAGCCTTACAGGAAAGGACCATACAGCCCTTTACACACCTGAAGGCAAATTAGTGTCATATAAACAAGAGATTACTGCCAAACAGCTTCCCCGAGAAGTGAAAGATGCCATTAAAAAGGAATTTAAAGGATTTAGAATCGATGATGTTGATCGTTATGATCAACAGGGAAAGGTTACTTATAAAGTCGGTTTAAAAAATAGTCCACAAGAATACGAAGTCGTATTTTCTGCAAGTGGAGCAGTAATCAGTAAAAAAATAGATTAGTCAACATATTTTGTCAAAACATGTGGTGAGACCATCATGGTTCATTCAGATCGAGTGAAACGAGTTCATGATGCCATTAAAAACAAATTGTGAACGAATAGTAACACCCAGAAATGAATAAATCTGATAACTTCATCGGCCTTAAAAACAAACCGAGTGAAACGAGCTCATTGATGCAAATGAGAAAAAGCACTCCTCAATAACTATACACAGATGAAAAAACTACAAATTGTATCATTCGTTGTCGCCTTAACCGCGATTTTTATCTCTTGCGATAAAGATGAAGTAATCGATCCCACTACCTTGCCTAGTACAGCTCAAGAGTATGTGTCGTTTCATTTTCCAGAAGCCAACATCAGTAGAGTGGTAGAAGATAAAGGGGATAATGATTCCTACTACGAAGTATACCTATCCACTGGACACGAATTGGATTTTAACAAGAAAGGTGAAATACACAGCGTCGATGGAAAAACTTTAAAGCTTCCTTTTAGTGTGATTCCGCCGAAGTTGTTAACATATGCTACGGAGAAATATCCAGATGCCTTTATTGTTAAATGGGAAAAAGAGCGTACACTTCAAGAAATAAAACTAAATACAGGAATTGAGTTGGTTTTTGATTTGGAAGGGAATTTTAAAAATGTTGATAACTAATGGGTTGAAGGTCTTGTAATTGTTTTTATGGTTTACTAATTTAGGTCTAACATTGATGCTGAACTAAGTATAAACCTAAAATTAATCAAGATGGAACAATTAATGTCTAATTCGACGCTGTTGTACATTTGCGCCGTCCTACTGCTTACCATTGCAGGTGCGCTGTATAAAGTATACAGCACGTTGATAAAGCGAGTCTAGCCCACTAGATAGTAAAATACAAAGTCCCAATCTTCATTGGGACTTTTGCATTTAGTCTTTGATTTGATGTATAAAATCTGAAATTTTCTCCATATAATCGTCAGTAGCTAATAGTTTGACGAACGCACTTCCGATGATTGCACCTCGTGCATACTGGGTTGCTTGAGCAAACGTCTGTTTGTTGGATATTCCAAATCCAATAACCAGAGGGTTCTTTAGCTTCATACGTTGTATTCGTTCGAAATAGACGGTCGAGTCATCAATATCCAAGCGTTTTCCAGTAGTCGCATTGGAAGATAATAGATAGATAAAATTAGTTGATAATTCGTCTATTTTTCTTATTCGGTCTTCGCTAGTTTGAGGCGTTACCAAAAAAATATTGCTAATACCGTACTTGCTAAAGATATCTTTGTAAAGTTCTTCATATTCATACATAGGGAGGTCTGGTACGATTATCCCATTGACCCCGACACGCTGACACGCTTTACAAAAATTTTCAATTCCGTATTGCAAGACCGGGTTAAAATATCCCATTAAATAAACTGGAATATTCACCCGCTTCCTTAAATCCGCTAGTTGTTCAAATAGAACATGTAATGTCATCCCATTTTTTAATGCAACTTCGGAGCTGTGTTGGATAGTCGGACCATCTGCAACAGGGTCTGAATAAGGGAAGCCTATTTCGAGAAAATCGACGCCTGCTTGCTCTAACTTTTCCGCAATATCTAGCGTGCTATCTAAAGTCGGGTAGCCCGCGGTGTAATATATTGATAATAGGTGTTTATTTGTTGAAAGTGATAGTGTGCTGCTCATGGTTTAAAAATCGAAGTATTTCATATAATTGTCTAAGTCCTTGTCTCCTCGGCCCGATAGGCATACCACTACGGTCTCTCCACCTTTGAAATTCATTTTTTCAAGATGGGCCAAAGCATGTGAACTTTCGATAGCGGGTATGATACCTTCTAGACGAGTCAGTTGAAGTCCCGCTTCCATTGCTTCTTGATCTGTGGCACTCACGTATTGTCCTCGGCCGCTTTTGAACAACCACGCATGCTGCGGGCCAATACCGGGGTAGTCAAGCCCTGCTGAAATTGAATAGGGTTCTACGACTTGCCCGTCTTCGGTTTGCATTAAAATCGATCTACTGCCATGTAGCACGCCCTCTTTGCCCAATACTGTTGTCGCAGCACTTTCTCCAGAGTGAACTCCTAGCCCAGCGGCCTCAATAGCAATAAGTTGTACCTCTTCTTCATCTAGATAGTGATAAAACATGCCTGCGGCATTCGACCCACCTCCAACACAGGCAAGGACAAAGTCGGGATTCTCTTTGCCAGTTTTGCTTAACAATTGTTTTTTTGTTTCTTCGGATATTATGGATTGAAATCTGGCTACCATGTCTGGATAAGGGTGCGGGCCTACCACAGATCCGATGATGTAATGTGTATCTACAGGATTGTTGATCCAATCCCTCAATGCCTCGTTGGTTGCATCTTTTAGTGTTCGACTTCCTGATTTTGCCGCCACCACCTCTGCCCCCATCATCTTCATACGTGCTACGTTAGGTGCTTGGCGAGCAATGTCGACTTCGCCCATATATACTACGCATTCTAAACCTTTTAACGCACAGACCGTTGCCGTAGCCACGCCATGTTGACCAGCACCAGTTTCAGCAATAATACGTTTTTTACCCAATCGTTCCGCTAGCAAAATCTGTCCGATTGTATTGTTGATTTTGTGTGCGCCTGTGTGGTTTAAATCCTCTCTTTTTAAATAAATATTTGCACCATACTTTGCCGAGAGACGCTTCGCAAGATAAAGCGGTGAAGGTCTCCCAACATAATCCGTTAGCAATTGCTGATATTCTTCTTGAAAGTCCGCTTCTTGGATGATGCGGAGATAATCTTGACGTAGTTCTTCTACATTTGGGTAAAGCATCTCTGGAATATAGGCTCCACCAAATGGTCCGTAATACCCTTTTTGGTTAACTTGATATTTGCTCATGTTGAATTGTTTTCACTACTTTTTTTAATAATTCTATATCTTTTAATCCGGGTGCGGATTCGAATTTAGAGTTTAGGTCCACCGCATAAAGCCTCGGGTCACTGCTCTGTAGGGCCCCATGAATGTTATGTGGTCCAATGCCGCCACTCAAGAAATAGGGAACCTGAAGGTTGTAATTCTCTAAAATACGCCAATCAAATGTCGTTCCCGTTCCGCCATGCTGATTGCTTTTGGTATCGAAGAGGAAGTAATCTACAAAGGGTACATAGGCTGGTAAAATAGACCAATCAAATTCGGAGTCTATGCCAAATGCCTTGATTACTGTTACCCCTGAGTCCCTTACCTTTCTGCATAAATCTAGCGTTTCATTTCCATGCAATTGTATCACCTGAAGTTCAAATGCCTTTATTTTTTCTTGAATAATCCGAAAGTCGCTATTGACAAATACACCCACGCGTTGGATAGCTGGTGTGAGAGGTATGTCTAGCGGTGCAAGTTTATCGACGAAGCGCTTTGACCCTTCGAAAAAGATGAAACCCATATAGTCAATATTCAATAGACCCAGTGCCTGAATATTGGATGGATCTTTCATCCCACAAACTTTGATTTTAATGGATTTCATTGGCTTATCAGTTTTTTGAATGCATTTAAGGCTTTCAATCCCAATAGGGATTCTTCGGCTTCATAATAGCAATCGGCAAATGACTTCTCTGGATTGAATGTATTGATGGCAAATGCCGCATTGCTGAGCACCACACTGTTTTGGATGTCATCTCCTTCACCTCTGAGTATTGTCGAGAATATTTTTCCAGCTTCCTCTACCGTATGGCCACCACTGATAGACGCTGGATCAATATTTTCGAAGCCCAGGTTTTGAGGGGTGTAGTAATGTTCGCCTTGGTTATTGATGACTTTAAAATCGCCAGTCAAGGATATCTCGTCGTAGCCGTCCAAAGCATGTAATATAGCGTACTGCTTGTCTGTATTTTGATATAAATAGCCATAAAGACGTGCTAATTCCAGACTGAATACCCCTACGGATTGATACTTTGGGTTTGCAGGGTTTGTGAGGGGGCCCAACATGTTGAAGAATGTTTTAACGCCCAATGCTTTCCGGATTGGAGCTACCGTCCTCATTGCAGGATGAAAGAATGGCGCGTGAAGAAAACAAATATTCGCTTCATCCAGTTGCCGTTTGATCAAGTCCTCATCATTCGTAAAAGTATATCCTAAGTACTCCATGACATTTGAAGAGCCGCACCCCGATGATACCCCGATATTACCATGTTTGGCTACTTGATATCCGGCTCCAGCTACTACGAAGGAAGCTAGGGTAGATATATTGAATGTGTTTTTACCATCTCCTCCCGTTCCGCACAGGTCAACGAGCTTGTAGTCTTTCAAATCTATTTTCTTACACAAGTCATACATCGCATCTCGAAAGCCAGCTAGTTCTTCAACACGTATGCTCCTCATTCCGTAAGCCGTCATGAAAGCAGCCACTTGGTGACTGTCATATTTTCCTTCCGTGATGTGAGTCAGAATATCATACGCCTCCTTCCGAGTGAAAGCTTTGTATTCGAATAAATGTGCTAATATTTCTTTCATGGTTTATTAAAATAAAAAAGGCTCGCCAAAAAAGGCAAGCCCACTATTCTTTGATATGTAAATAATTCAAGCAATAGATAGTTGCCACAACATTAGCTGTTGTGCCACCACCACTCTGTATTTACATGCTTTAATTTCATTTTTATTATCAATATCACAAATATGATGCATTCTTTCTAAAAAAACAACTTTTTTTAAAAGAATATGGTGATTGATGATTCCATCATCCATTAAATATGGTCAATACACCCTTTTATGCCCTACATGAATTTAATAGGTAACGAAATGGGCGACTTTGTTGCCTTTGGAAACAAGGGTGAACGAAGCTATTTTGCCATCTTCCAAATATATAGCAACAACTTGGCGGTTTTTGTATTTTAGAAAATACATGTTATTTGTATCCAATCCCTCAGGATCTATATCCCGTGTTTCCTTTTTGGGGATTTGAGTCCAATTAAGATATTGGATTTCTTTCGTATTCTTATTCTGTATGTTCAGCCTTACTTCATCCAAGCTAGCAATGAGATAGTCGAGATAATCATCATCGACCTCTTGTTTGATGGTAACATATTGGCTAAGCAATACATCTGTCGCAATACTATCTACGGACAGATCGTGTACAAATCGTTTTAGATAAGGGATGTCACTATTATTGGATTGACCAAATGATAATAATGGAGCAATCATCAGAGCGAAGAGAAAGGTGTAGATATGCTTTAGTAGTATTGTCATATATTTATTTGACTCTTCGTCTTTGGAATGGAT encodes:
- a CDS encoding cation transporter, whose product is MKAISHIILFLFMIGSLPAFAQNGKQDNTVSFKVGGNCAMCKKRIEKAALIKGVKTAQWNNATGNIQIAYDASKVKIEQVKASITAVGHDVEGRKASDKVYNELHECCKYERLPAPPPAATNTEVQLHTKKDSTAIFEVAGNCAMCKKRIETAALTKGVKSSTWDSNTGMITVQYDSEVIGLNRIKQNIAAVGHDTDAVRAKDDVYNELHECCLYERLGDPAGDSEKNEHNHEGSGHKEEDHHDHDHEIKGVVVDENSKGDLTPIAGVNVRWLEHKGSQTSTNENGVFNIMHEKGYKYLIFSFAGMRSDTVEVKNLHEVLVVHAKENVLSEVVVSGRRKSSYISALTPSRVEVLTSKELFKAACCDLSESFETNASVDVVSNDAVTGSKQIQMLGLSGIYTQLTVESLPGPRGLATPLGLNSIAGPWIESIQISKGIGSVVNGYESMAGQINVELKKPQNSEKLFFNAYANDMGRTDINLNLAQKLGNNWSVGLLLHDNFMYNKNMNFSNNGFRDLPVGNIFSGVNRWAYENGKGFIAQFGVKYLKDDRIGGQVDFDEKTDKLTTNRYGVGFDINRFEGFAKFGYVFEGNSHRSIGLQLSGTYYDQKNYFGIRTYDAEQKNGYANLIYQDIIGSVAHKYRTGMTVTYDNIDETLAGTGYARKEVVSGVFGEYTYSPNEKFDAVLGMRADYNSLYGWFGTPRMQLRYQPIQGTTLRLSSGRGQRTANIFAENMAAMASSRALVIKSNNPQDKAYGLSPEVSWNTGISVDQTFQLLGREAGASVEVFSNHFQNQVVVDFENPREVAFYNLDGKSYSNSMQAELRFMPAPHLEARMAYRLLDVKTDYADKRLSKPLLAKHRGFLNLAYTLHSGWNFDYTLNIVGQKRLPSTTANPVEYQLPAYSKSYATMNAQVSKTFGAAKNFDIYVGAENFTNYYQKNPILAHDDPFGNYFDTNMLWGPLSGRLFYTGVRYHIK
- a CDS encoding PepSY-like domain-containing protein — its product is MKNLILALMLLFSIQAIYAQDIKESQVPAVILNAYKLQFKNAKLSEWEIKHNGVYEVDFKTSLTGKDHTALYTPEGKLVSYKQEITAKQLPREVKDAIKKEFKGFRIDDVDRYDQQGKVTYKVGLKNSPQEYEVVFSASGAVISKKID
- a CDS encoding PepSY-like domain-containing protein, translated to MKKLQIVSFVVALTAIFISCDKDEVIDPTTLPSTAQEYVSFHFPEANISRVVEDKGDNDSYYEVYLSTGHELDFNKKGEIHSVDGKTLKLPFSVIPPKLLTYATEKYPDAFIVKWEKERTLQEIKLNTGIELVFDLEGNFKNVDN
- the trpA gene encoding tryptophan synthase subunit alpha, encoding MSSTLSLSTNKHLLSIYYTAGYPTLDSTLDIAEKLEQAGVDFLEIGFPYSDPVADGPTIQHSSEVALKNGMTLHVLFEQLADLRKRVNIPVYLMGYFNPVLQYGIENFCKACQRVGVNGIIVPDLPMYEYEELYKDIFSKYGISNIFLVTPQTSEDRIRKIDELSTNFIYLLSSNATTGKRLDIDDSTVYFERIQRMKLKNPLVIGFGISNKQTFAQATQYARGAIIGSAFVKLLATDDYMEKISDFIHQIKD
- the trpB gene encoding tryptophan synthase subunit beta, which translates into the protein MSKYQVNQKGYYGPFGGAYIPEMLYPNVEELRQDYLRIIQEADFQEEYQQLLTDYVGRPSPLYLAKRLSAKYGANIYLKREDLNHTGAHKINNTIGQILLAERLGKKRIIAETGAGQHGVATATVCALKGLECVVYMGEVDIARQAPNVARMKMMGAEVVAAKSGSRTLKDATNEALRDWINNPVDTHYIIGSVVGPHPYPDMVARFQSIISEETKKQLLSKTGKENPDFVLACVGGGSNAAGMFYHYLDEEEVQLIAIEAAGLGVHSGESAATTVLGKEGVLHGSRSILMQTEDGQVVEPYSISAGLDYPGIGPQHAWLFKSGRGQYVSATDQEAMEAGLQLTRLEGIIPAIESSHALAHLEKMNFKGGETVVVCLSGRGDKDLDNYMKYFDF
- a CDS encoding phosphoribosylanthranilate isomerase — encoded protein: MKSIKIKVCGMKDPSNIQALGLLNIDYMGFIFFEGSKRFVDKLAPLDIPLTPAIQRVGVFVNSDFRIIQEKIKAFELQVIQLHGNETLDLCRKVRDSGVTVIKAFGIDSEFDWSILPAYVPFVDYFLFDTKSNQHGGTGTTFDWRILENYNLQVPYFLSGGIGPHNIHGALQSSDPRLYAVDLNSKFESAPGLKDIELLKKVVKTIQHEQISS
- the trpD gene encoding anthranilate phosphoribosyltransferase; amino-acid sequence: MKEILAHLFEYKAFTRKEAYDILTHITEGKYDSHQVAAFMTAYGMRSIRVEELAGFRDAMYDLCKKIDLKDYKLVDLCGTGGDGKNTFNISTLASFVVAGAGYQVAKHGNIGVSSGCGSSNVMEYLGYTFTNDEDLIKRQLDEANICFLHAPFFHPAMRTVAPIRKALGVKTFFNMLGPLTNPANPKYQSVGVFSLELARLYGYLYQNTDKQYAILHALDGYDEISLTGDFKVINNQGEHYYTPQNLGFENIDPASISGGHTVEEAGKIFSTILRGEGDDIQNSVVLSNAAFAINTFNPEKSFADCYYEAEESLLGLKALNAFKKLISQ